TGTTAATGCGCTCGTTGCAAAATATAAAGAACTTCCTAAAATCGATGATAAAACCCGCCCAGGAATTGTCCATAGACTTGACAAAGATACCACAGGGCTTTTAGTGGTGGCTAAGAGTGAAAAAGCCCTAAGAAGCCTGGCAAGGCAAATGGAAGAAAAAACTGCAAAAAGAATTTATTGGGCTATCGTCTGGGGTAGGATTGTAGGCCCAGAAGGGACCATAGATGCACCTATTGGGAGACATACCGTTGACAGGACAAGAATGGCAGTAACCTTTTTCAAATCAAGAAGCGCAATAACGCATTATAAAGTTTTAGAAAATTTTGGAAACTTAGCCACCCTTCTTGAAATTTCCTTAGAGACAGGAAGAACTCATCAGATCAGGGTTCATATGGAATATATTGGGCATCCCGTTGTGGGAGATGAGGTATATTCCGGACGAGATGTAAGAAAAATCTTTCGCGTAGTGCCTTCGGAATTAAACCAGTATGTAGCAAAAGTCCTCGAAATCATGGACAGACAGGCTCTCCATGCTAAAAAGCTATCCTTCTACCACCCCGGCAAAGGGATGAACGTTGAGTTCGAGGTTGACATCCCCGAGGACTTCCAAAATCTTCTTGAATACTTGAGAAGTGTTAGGAGCGAACTGGAATCAGCCTTTAAAAATTGATTAGAACAAAATAGTAACCTTTTTTCGTCCAATATCTTAGGAGGTGAGCCATGAAAAGCTTGAGGTACTTAATACCAATAGTTACAGTCATAGCAATGTTTGCTTCTTCGTGCACAAAAACGGAAGAGTTAAAAGACGAAGAAGCCATTGAAGAGCTTATCAATTCCACCTACAGGACTGAATTGGATTTCGAAAATGAATACGCGGATAGTGGACTTATATCAGATACTTTCGACATCAGCCAAGCAAAAGCACTCCATCGTGTAATTGGTTGGTGGAGAAGAATTATCTCCGTTAGCTCCAACAAAGAGATCCTTATCGAAAATGACACTGCATGGGTAAACATAAATCACCACATATATGGCCTATTCAACATCGTTTATTATGATCAAACCGGTGATTCCGTTTTCTCCCATAACAAAAACTTTCACGATCTTGCCACAAGAAAAGCCTTGTTCGTGAGGGAAGGTGATATAAATGACCCTCACCGTGGATGGGTGTTAAAACAAGTTTCTTTCGGAGAAGTAACATCAAAAGACGTTCCCGACTCAATCCTCATCGGTGATTCCTTTGTTCAAGTAACGCAAAACCATATTGACTCTATCAAAATCACCTATGTGGATACTCTGGACAATACAGTTACAAGGGTATTTACAAACTACCTGGATCTAATGGAACTGGAAGAAATTCCCACGATCAAGAGTGGAACAGATTTAACTTTTGACCTTTACGCAAATGACTCTACAAATTTCGCTTTCTTCTACAGAGGTGCTGCATGGGGAACCCCGAGGAGGATGAGGATGACAAGAGATCCACAAAATCCTTCCCATTTCTATACTACTGTGCAGGTTCCTTCAAATGTTGTAAGGGGCAGTTTTGCATTAAGTATAATTTCAGCTCCTTCCTTCAGACCCGACAATTACCCTTATGTTCACCACGGGGTACTTCTACGAGTTAGGGTTAGATAATACTCCATTAACAAAAATTGGGCTGGGGGATTAAGCCCCAGCCCATAAATATTAAAGAAGTGACCGAACAATTTTAGTTTAAGATCATATCCTTTATATCAAACCTTTTTTCTTGGCATAGATTCCGTAATCTTTGTCTACAGTACCAATGTGATTGAAAAGCCAAGACCAAGTAACTGAAAGGGCTTCTCTGAAAGCATCTATATCACCTTCTTTAAGTGACCGCACATAATCATAAACCTGCCTTTTAAAGGCTTCGTGAATTTTTCTGTGTGACTCTAACTTAGGAAATCCTATACTTTCCATAAATTTCTCCTCAGCTTCAAAGTGGGGTATCAACGTATTCTTTTAACTCTTTAGAAAGAACCTCCATGGCGGTATTTACGTCACCCAGTTTTAAAAGTTCAGATATTCTGTTCAATAGCTCCACGAGCTTCTTATGCTGGTTATCCATCTCTGGAACATGGGTCAGGATTTCATCTGTGAATTCAATCTTCATATTTTACCTCCTCTTAAATTGATAACAACATTGAAATTGTTTTAAACATTGCCAATCGAAAAATCAACAAAAAGCATCTATGCTATACAAGTACAGAACAAGCTTTTCACTTGTTTAAATTTACACACTCCCTTAAAATTTCTTTCAAGGGAGGCGTCTTATTAGTAAGCTAATAGTTGTAACTGGTGCCTCTGGGCATCTTGGAGTAAATATCGTAAGGAATTTATTGGAAAAGGGATATAAAGTAAGGGCCATTGTTAAAACCGATAAAAGGGCTGTTTTAGGTCTCCCTTGCGAAGTCATAAAAGCCGATATTCTAAGCAAAGAAGAACTTCTAAATGCCTTTAAAAACGCCCATGCCATAATACATTCTGCAGCCCACATTAGCATAACGAGTTTTGAAAAAGACGCTATATGGAAAACAAACGTTCAAGGGACGAGAAATGTAATAGATGCAGCATTTTCAAGCAATGTTGAAAAACTGATATACATTGGTTCCATCCATGCCTTCCAAGATGACCACAATACTGTTGATGAAAATTCCCCTCTTGTTGATAAAAATGGCTCAATTTACGACATAACTAAAGCCGAAGGCGTAAAAGCAGTGCAAGAGGCAAGAAAGAGCGGTTTAAATGCAGTTATAATATGCCCCACAGCCCTTATTGGGCCTAACGATTACAAACCTTCTTTAATGGGAAGGTTTCTCATTTCCTTAGCCCAGCAACGAGTCCCGGCATTAGTTGATGGGGGTTTTGACTTTGTTGATTCGAGAGATGTAGCGGAGGCGGTTTCAAGGGCACTTACAAACGGAAATGGAACTTATATTATCTCAGGGCAATACCTGAAAGTCGCTGAGCTTTCTCAACTATGGTGCAAAACAGCAGGTGTAAAATGCCCGAGCATTATTCTTCCTTTAAAAATGGCCCAAACGGGAGCTCACATTGCTCTATTTTTTAGCAGAATCCTCAAATTTTCACCCTTATATACTCCTGAAGCACTTAAAGCCCTATCCTGGAAAAGTTCT
Above is a genomic segment from bacterium containing:
- a CDS encoding RluA family pseudouridine synthase, with protein sequence MEKIFERVVSEKMDGTRLDVYLVVSGIGLSRSQVLKLIKEGKVLVNDKPQKPSYKVKANDHIFAKFTVQEKLPVIAEDLPIPVIYEDEDIIVINKPKGMVVHPARGNVTGTLVNALVAKYKELPKIDDKTRPGIVHRLDKDTTGLLVVAKSEKALRSLARQMEEKTAKRIYWAIVWGRIVGPEGTIDAPIGRHTVDRTRMAVTFFKSRSAITHYKVLENFGNLATLLEISLETGRTHQIRVHMEYIGHPVVGDEVYSGRDVRKIFRVVPSELNQYVAKVLEIMDRQALHAKKLSFYHPGKGMNVEFEVDIPEDFQNLLEYLRSVRSELESAFKN
- a CDS encoding hemerythrin family protein, whose product is MESIGFPKLESHRKIHEAFKRQVYDYVRSLKEGDIDAFREALSVTWSWLFNHIGTVDKDYGIYAKKKGLI
- a CDS encoding NAD-dependent epimerase/dehydratase family protein, with protein sequence MVVTGASGHLGVNIVRNLLEKGYKVRAIVKTDKRAVLGLPCEVIKADILSKEELLNAFKNAHAIIHSAAHISITSFEKDAIWKTNVQGTRNVIDAAFSSNVEKLIYIGSIHAFQDDHNTVDENSPLVDKNGSIYDITKAEGVKAVQEARKSGLNAVIICPTALIGPNDYKPSLMGRFLISLAQQRVPALVDGGFDFVDSRDVAEAVSRALTNGNGTYIISGQYLKVAELSQLWCKTAGVKCPSIILPLKMAQTGAHIALFFSRILKFSPLYTPEALKALSWKSS